From one Syngnathoides biaculeatus isolate LvHL_M chromosome 12, ASM1980259v1, whole genome shotgun sequence genomic stretch:
- the LOC133510171 gene encoding core histone macro-H2A.2 isoform X3 produces MSARGGKKKATKLSRSTRAGVIFPVGRMMRYLRTGTHKYRIGMGAPVYMAAVIEYLAAEILELAGNAARDNKKGRITPRHIKLAVANDEELNQLLRGVTISNGGVLPRIHPELLSKKRGSRVKVDSQTSVPEKQELRSKNTKPVKPLKKVKGKRGRKSKNIDNDKESVPNSTVEDGPGDGFTILSAKSLFLGQKLSLTVTEINKIGMMKVDAIINPANAEMDLKDGIGNALEKAGGQEFLQDVKELRKAHGPLEVASGMDSQSQQLPSSSSRPSPTILCHPPTPP; encoded by the exons ATGTCTgccagaggggggaaaaagaaggCCACCAAGCTGTCTCGTTCAACCCGTGCAGGGGTCATCTTCCCTGTTGGCCGAATGATGAGGTACCTGCGCACTGGCACACATAAATATCGCATTGGCATGGGGGCACCTGTCTACATGGCAGCAGTCATCGAGTACTTGGCAG CTGAGATTCTGGAGTTAGCCGGAAATGCTGCACGAGACAACAAGAAAGGCAGAATAACTCCAAGACATATTAAGTTGGCTGTGGCCAACGATGAGGAGCTTAACCAG CTTCTTCGGGGTGTGACCATATCAAATGGAGGAGTGCTGCCTCGCATTCACCCAGAACTTCTTTCCAAGAAGAGAGGAAGCAGAGTCAAAGTGGACAGCCAAACATCTGTCCCCGAGAAGCAGGAATTACGCTCCAAAAACACCAAACCCGTCAAACCCTTGAAAAAGGTTAAGGGCAAACGAGGCCGAAAGTCAAAG AACATAGACAATGACAAAGAATCTGTACCAAACTCCACAGTGGAAGATGGTCCAGGAGATGGATTTACCATCCTCTCAGCCAAGAGCCTGTTCCTGGGTCAAAAG CTTTCTCTTACAGTGACAGAAATCAACAAAATTGGAATGATGAAGGTTGATGCTATAATTAACCCAGCAAATGCAGAGATGGACCTCAAAGATGGTATAG GCAACGCTTTGGAAAAAGCAGGAGGCCAAGAATTCCTGCAAGACGTGAAGGAGCTACGGAAAGCACACGGACCATTGGAGGTGGCATCTG